A stretch of Bos indicus x Bos taurus breed Angus x Brahman F1 hybrid chromosome 17, Bos_hybrid_MaternalHap_v2.0, whole genome shotgun sequence DNA encodes these proteins:
- the C17H22orf39 gene encoding UPF0545 protein C22orf39 homolog isoform X1 produces the protein MDEPCPRLSTASPVTPPPDAHPQDLLAPQAARPPPRFLPGRPRESPCPRRDTGGTAAAAGLTARHWFPGALIHFSDGISEVTKRRLREETAPPTPASVPPTSGFGPRPQLLLATNPDVPFTGASQGGGRGASGKISPLIGPSARQSCGAGLRRWVRRFLNMAEGEGWRPPRPCEAYRAEWELCRSAGHFLRHYYVHGERPACGQWRRDLASCREWEERRSAEAQTIQPMEFSSPEYWSGEPFCSPGDLPNPGIEPRSPALQADSLPPGPEGEPRVAGAGPNAVTGILTRNQGTERPHGDTR, from the exons ATGGACGAGCCTTGTCCCCGCCTCAGCACAGCCTCACCCGTAACGCCGCCTCCGGACGCCCACCCGCAGGACCTGCTGGCTCCCCAGGCCGCACGGCCTCCGCCCCGCTTCCTGCCTGGACGCCCTCGGGAGTCACCCTGCCCTCGAAGGGACACGGGAGGGACAGCCGCAGCCGCAGGCTTGACCGCACGGCACTGGTTCCCGGGTGCGCTGATCCATTTCAGTGACGGGATCTCCGAGGTGACGAAAAGAAGGCTGCGGGAAGAGACTGCCCCGCCCACACCGGCCTCGGTCCCGCCCACCTCGGGTTTCGGTCCCCGCCCCCAGCTGTTATTGGCTACCAACCCGGATGTCCCGTTCACTGGCGCATCTCAAGGAGGTGGGCGAGGAGCTTCTGGCAAAATCTCGCCGCTCATTGGTCCCTCTGCCCGTCAGTCCTGCGGCGCGGGCCTCAGGAGGTGGGTCCGGCGGTTCCTGAACATGGCGGAAGGTGAAGGCTGGCGG CCGCCGCGCCCGTGCGAGGCCTACCGCGCCGAGTGGGAGCTTTGCCGCAGCGCCGGGCACTTCCTGCGCCACTACTACGTCCACGGCGAGCGGCCGGCCTGCGGGCAGTGGCGGCGCGACCTGGCCAGCTGCCGCGAGTGGGAGGAGCGCCGCAGCGCCGAAGCCCAG actatacagcccatggaattctccagcccagaatactggagtggggagccgttctgttctccaggggatcttcccaacccagggatcgaacccaggtctcctgcattgcaggcagattctttaccacctgggccaGAGGGGGAGCCCAGGGTCGCGGGGGCAGGCCCTAACGCAGTGACCGGCATCCTTACAAGAAATCAAGGCACAGAACGACCACACGGGGACACAAGATGA
- the C17H22orf39 gene encoding UPF0545 protein C22orf39 homolog isoform X3, translating to MDEPCPRLSTASPVTPPPDAHPQDLLAPQAARPPPRFLPGRPRESPCPRRDTGGTAAAAGLTARHWFPGALIHFSDGISEVTKRRLREETAPPTPASVPPTSGFGPRPQLLLATNPDVPFTGASQGGGRGASGKISPLIGPSARQSCGAGLRRWVRRFLNMAEGEGWRPPRPCEAYRAEWELCRSAGHFLRHYYVHGERPACGQWRRDLASCREWEERRSAEAQADSLPPGPEGEPRVAGAGPNAVTGILTRNQGTERPHGDTR from the exons ATGGACGAGCCTTGTCCCCGCCTCAGCACAGCCTCACCCGTAACGCCGCCTCCGGACGCCCACCCGCAGGACCTGCTGGCTCCCCAGGCCGCACGGCCTCCGCCCCGCTTCCTGCCTGGACGCCCTCGGGAGTCACCCTGCCCTCGAAGGGACACGGGAGGGACAGCCGCAGCCGCAGGCTTGACCGCACGGCACTGGTTCCCGGGTGCGCTGATCCATTTCAGTGACGGGATCTCCGAGGTGACGAAAAGAAGGCTGCGGGAAGAGACTGCCCCGCCCACACCGGCCTCGGTCCCGCCCACCTCGGGTTTCGGTCCCCGCCCCCAGCTGTTATTGGCTACCAACCCGGATGTCCCGTTCACTGGCGCATCTCAAGGAGGTGGGCGAGGAGCTTCTGGCAAAATCTCGCCGCTCATTGGTCCCTCTGCCCGTCAGTCCTGCGGCGCGGGCCTCAGGAGGTGGGTCCGGCGGTTCCTGAACATGGCGGAAGGTGAAGGCTGGCGG CCGCCGCGCCCGTGCGAGGCCTACCGCGCCGAGTGGGAGCTTTGCCGCAGCGCCGGGCACTTCCTGCGCCACTACTACGTCCACGGCGAGCGGCCGGCCTGCGGGCAGTGGCGGCGCGACCTGGCCAGCTGCCGCGAGTGGGAGGAGCGCCGCAGCGCCGAAGCCCAG gcagattctttaccacctgggccaGAGGGGGAGCCCAGGGTCGCGGGGGCAGGCCCTAACGCAGTGACCGGCATCCTTACAAGAAATCAAGGCACAGAACGACCACACGGGGACACAAGATGA
- the C17H22orf39 gene encoding UPF0545 protein C22orf39 homolog isoform X2, whose product MDEPCPRLSTASPVTPPPDAHPQDLLAPQAARPPPRFLPGRPRESPCPRRDTGGTAAAAGLTARHWFPGALIHFSDGISEVTKRRLREETAPPTPASVPPTSGFGPRPQLLLATNPDVPFTGASQGGGRGASGKISPLIGPSARQSCGAGLRRWVRRFLNMAEGEGWRPPRPCEAYRAEWELCRSAGHFLRHYYVHGERPACGQWRRDLASCREWEERRSAEAQRSLCESERARVRAARKHGLVWAPRQSPPEDWHLPLPEDKDG is encoded by the exons ATGGACGAGCCTTGTCCCCGCCTCAGCACAGCCTCACCCGTAACGCCGCCTCCGGACGCCCACCCGCAGGACCTGCTGGCTCCCCAGGCCGCACGGCCTCCGCCCCGCTTCCTGCCTGGACGCCCTCGGGAGTCACCCTGCCCTCGAAGGGACACGGGAGGGACAGCCGCAGCCGCAGGCTTGACCGCACGGCACTGGTTCCCGGGTGCGCTGATCCATTTCAGTGACGGGATCTCCGAGGTGACGAAAAGAAGGCTGCGGGAAGAGACTGCCCCGCCCACACCGGCCTCGGTCCCGCCCACCTCGGGTTTCGGTCCCCGCCCCCAGCTGTTATTGGCTACCAACCCGGATGTCCCGTTCACTGGCGCATCTCAAGGAGGTGGGCGAGGAGCTTCTGGCAAAATCTCGCCGCTCATTGGTCCCTCTGCCCGTCAGTCCTGCGGCGCGGGCCTCAGGAGGTGGGTCCGGCGGTTCCTGAACATGGCGGAAGGTGAAGGCTGGCGG CCGCCGCGCCCGTGCGAGGCCTACCGCGCCGAGTGGGAGCTTTGCCGCAGCGCCGGGCACTTCCTGCGCCACTACTACGTCCACGGCGAGCGGCCGGCCTGCGGGCAGTGGCGGCGCGACCTGGCCAGCTGCCGCGAGTGGGAGGAGCGCCGCAGCGCCGAAGCCCAG CGGTCCCTGTGTGAGAGCGAGCGGGCCAGAGTTCGGGCTGCACGTAAGCACGGCCTGGTGTGGGCACCCAGGCAGAGCCCCCCAGAAGACTGGCACCTCCCTCTGCCTGAGGACAAGGACGGGTGA
- the MRPL40 gene encoding 39S ribosomal protein L40, mitochondrial isoform X1, whose amino-acid sequence MGPQRALSEHTPVSRGPHPRGADAPTRCERSPAGWGASARRHGAPLRGTASGSSPGLLGARPTQTGDARRRASLLSFWGLVPTRAEPLRKKKKVDPKKDQAAKERLKKRIRRLEKATQELIPIEDFITPVKFLNQARQRPPVELPFEESERRALLLKKWSLYKQREHELERAAIASLLEAQREALQELELTAPELHAEATKRDSSLFPFERQGPDYTPPIANYQPPEGRYQDITKVYTQVEFKR is encoded by the exons ATGGGGCCCCAGCGGGCCCTCTCCGAGCACACGCCTGTGTCCCGCGGGCCCCACCCGAGGGGCGCTGACGCTCCAACTCGGTGCGAACGCAGTCCCGCGGGCTGGGGGGCCTCGGCCCGGCGTCACGGGGCTCCACTCAGAGGCACCGCCAGCGGATCAAGCCCCGG GCTCCTGGGGGCGCGGCCGACGCAGACGGGGGACGCGCGGCGGCGGGCCTCCCTGCTGTCCTTCTGGGGACTCGTGCCCACGAG AGCAGAGCCTCTGCGGAAGAAGAAGAAGGTGGACCCCAAGAAAGACCAGGCAGCGAAGGAGCGCTTGAAAAAAAGGATCCGGCGACTGGAGAAGGCGACCCAGGAGCTGATTCCCATTGAGGATTTTATCACCCCGGTCAAGTTCTTGAATCAAGCGAG GCAGCGGCCGCCGGTGGAGCTCCCCTTTGAGGAGAGCGAACGGAGAGCCCTGCTCCTGAAGAAGTGGTCGCTGTACAAGCAGCGCGAGCATGAGCTGGAGAGGGCCGCCATCGCATCCCTGCTTGAGGCCCAGCGGGAAGCTCTGCAGGAGCTGGAGCTCACGGCCCCGGAGCTCCACGCTGAGGCCACCAAGCGGGACTCGAGTCTGTTTCCTTTCGAGAGACAAGGGCCAGACTACACACCGCCCATCGCCAACTACCAGCCCCCAGAAGGCAGGTACCAAGACATCACCAAGGTGTACACACAGGTGGAGTTCAAGAGGTAG
- the MRPL40 gene encoding 39S ribosomal protein L40, mitochondrial isoform X2 → MAAAALGAAWRALRPASGLLGARPTQTGDARRRASLLSFWGLVPTRAEPLRKKKKVDPKKDQAAKERLKKRIRRLEKATQELIPIEDFITPVKFLNQARQRPPVELPFEESERRALLLKKWSLYKQREHELERAAIASLLEAQREALQELELTAPELHAEATKRDSSLFPFERQGPDYTPPIANYQPPEGRYQDITKVYTQVEFKR, encoded by the exons ATGGCGGCCGCGGCGCTGGGGGCGGCCTGGCGCGCGCTGCGCCCCGCGAGCGG GCTCCTGGGGGCGCGGCCGACGCAGACGGGGGACGCGCGGCGGCGGGCCTCCCTGCTGTCCTTCTGGGGACTCGTGCCCACGAG AGCAGAGCCTCTGCGGAAGAAGAAGAAGGTGGACCCCAAGAAAGACCAGGCAGCGAAGGAGCGCTTGAAAAAAAGGATCCGGCGACTGGAGAAGGCGACCCAGGAGCTGATTCCCATTGAGGATTTTATCACCCCGGTCAAGTTCTTGAATCAAGCGAG GCAGCGGCCGCCGGTGGAGCTCCCCTTTGAGGAGAGCGAACGGAGAGCCCTGCTCCTGAAGAAGTGGTCGCTGTACAAGCAGCGCGAGCATGAGCTGGAGAGGGCCGCCATCGCATCCCTGCTTGAGGCCCAGCGGGAAGCTCTGCAGGAGCTGGAGCTCACGGCCCCGGAGCTCCACGCTGAGGCCACCAAGCGGGACTCGAGTCTGTTTCCTTTCGAGAGACAAGGGCCAGACTACACACCGCCCATCGCCAACTACCAGCCCCCAGAAGGCAGGTACCAAGACATCACCAAGGTGTACACACAGGTGGAGTTCAAGAGGTAG